In Natronomonas halophila, one DNA window encodes the following:
- a CDS encoding gamma carbonic anhydrase family protein — protein sequence MLRSFDGVEPDVHEDAYVDPAAVVIGDVTIEKDASVWPNVTLRGDHGPIVLREGSNVQDNSVLHEGAEIGPYATVGHTAIVHNSEVGERALVGMGATVLDRTVVGEEAMVGANSLVTEDSEIEPNTLYAGNPAEKIKEVEDSPWAYAGDRYVELSREHIESSELIE from the coding sequence ATGCTCCGAAGTTTCGACGGCGTCGAACCCGACGTCCACGAAGACGCCTACGTCGACCCGGCGGCCGTCGTCATCGGCGACGTGACTATCGAGAAGGACGCCAGCGTCTGGCCGAACGTCACCCTGCGTGGGGACCACGGTCCCATCGTCCTCCGAGAAGGCTCGAACGTCCAGGACAACTCCGTCCTCCACGAGGGCGCCGAGATCGGCCCCTACGCGACGGTCGGCCACACCGCAATCGTCCACAACTCCGAGGTCGGCGAGCGTGCGCTGGTCGGGATGGGCGCGACCGTACTGGACCGCACCGTCGTCGGTGAGGAAGCGATGGTCGGGGCCAACAGCCTCGTGACCGAGGACTCGGAAATCGAGCCGAACACGCTCTATGCCGGTAATCCCGCCGAGAAAATCAAGGAAGTCGAAGACTCACCGTGGGCCTATGCCGGCGACCGATACGTCGAAC